The Pyrus communis chromosome 9, drPyrComm1.1, whole genome shotgun sequence genome has a segment encoding these proteins:
- the LOC137745394 gene encoding uncharacterized protein, protein MVDESRDISTKEQMAVILRYVDNKGQVIERFVGVQHVTETTSSKLKESIDEFLKLHDLSYSNLRGQGYDGASNMRAKKNSDVAAFFTLTNSLVNVVGCSCKRRDALREKQQENLLKAIENDCLEKGQGLNQETSLKRAGDTRWNSHYGVLISLITMFSSVVDVLDMIVEDCYNDSAGEAKRLLKDLQSFEFVFLLFLMKSILGVTNDLSQALQKKDQEIVNAMALVKTCKEQLRCMRNDENFDLLVDKVSSFCVEHEIEVPNMDDLYVIQGKSLRKAPRKTNHHHYKVELFFEVIDFQLTELDDRFTEGNTELLICLACLSPNDSFVAFDKEKLVRLAHMYPKDFTDRDRSALQDQLDIYIHFVRSDNDFSQLRGINELAKKMVEKGLHRTFAYVYLLVQLALVLPVATASVERAFSAMNIIKGPLRNKMGDQWLSDSLVVYIEKDVFSCIGNEAIMEHFQTMKPRRGRLN, encoded by the exons ATGGTAGATGAATCACGTGATATTTCAACAAAGGAGCAAATGGCGGTGATTTTGCGTTATGTGGACAACAAAGGTCAAGTAATTGAAAGGTTCGTGGGAGTCCAACATGTTACCGAAACAACTTCAAGTAAACTAAAGGAGTCCATTGATGAGTTCTTGAAACTACATGACTTGAGCTACTCCAACCTACGAGGTCAAGGTTATGATGGTGCGAGTAATATGAGAG CAAAGAAAAACTCCGATGTTGCCGCTTTTTTCACATTGACTAATAGTTTGGTAAATGTTGTTGGATGCTCATGTAAGCGTCGTGATGCACTTAGAGAGAAACAACAAGAAAATCTCTTGAAAGCTATTGAAAATGATTGTCTTGAAAAGGGGCAAGGGTTAAATCAAGAAACTAGTCTCAAACGTGCTGGGGATACACGGTGGAATTCACATTATGGtgttttgattagtttgattacaATGTTCTCATCTGTGGTGGATGTGCTtgacatgattgttgaagattGCTACAATGATAGTGCTGGTGAAGCAAAAAGGTTATTAAAAGATTTacaatcttttgagtttgtgtTCCTCCTCTTTTTGATGAAATCCATATTAGGAGTTACAAACGATTTGTCACAAGCATtgcaaaaaaaagatcaagAGATTGTGAATGCAATGGCTTTAGTCAAGACATGTAAAGAACAACTACGTTGCATGaggaatgatgaaaattttgatcttttggttgataaagtATCATCTTTTTGTGTTGAACATGAAATTGAGGTGCCTAATATGGATGATTTATATGTCATTCAAGGGAAGTCATTGCGTAAGGCTCCAAGAAAGACAAATCATCATCATTACAAAGTGGAGCTCTTTTTCGAGGTCATTGATTTCCAACTTACAGAATTAGATGATCGCTTCACTGAAGGTAATACCGAATTGCTTATTTGTTTGGCATGCTTGAGTCCGAATGATTCATTTGTAGCTTTTGATAAAGAGAAGCTTGTTCGCCTTGCTCATATGTATCCTAAAGATTTCACGGATCGAGATAGATCGGCACTTCAAGATCAACTTGATATTTACATTCATTTTGTGCGTTCTGATAATGATTTTTCTCAATTGCGGGGAATTAATGAGCTTGCTaagaaaatggtggagaaaGGGTTGCATCGAACatttgcatatgtatatttGCTTGTTCAGTTGGCTTTGGTTTTACCGGTTGCAACTGCTTCAGTGGAGAGGGCATTTTCTgctatgaatatcattaagggtccacttcgcaacaaaatgggagatcaatggttgagtgacagcttagttgtttacattgagaaagatgttttttcatgtattggtaATGAAGCTATCATGGAACATTTTCAGACCATGAAACCTCGTCGTGGACGCttgaattag
- the LOC137745905 gene encoding exosome complex component csl4, with the protein MGENSEWVTPGEVLGKASKFKAGRGAYVSPDKLTVYASLTGSRRILSPPPGSPDQRPTVEVTGHKAHGAIPEPGSVVIARVTKVMERMASADILCLGTKSVREKFSGIIRLQDVRATEIDKVDMLSSFRPGDIVRAHVLSLGDARAYYLSTAKNELGVISAQSAASGETMVPISWTEMQCPRTGQIEQRKVAKVGG; encoded by the exons ATGGGAGAAAATAGTGAGTGGGTAACCCCAGGGGAAGTTCTCGGTAAAGCCTCCAAGTTCAAAGCAGGCAGAGGTGCCTACGTGTCCCCCGACAAGCTCACTGTCTACGCTTCCCTCACCGGATCCCGCCGCATCCTATCCCCCCCTCCCGGCTCGCCCGACCAG AGACCCACTGTGGAAGTAACTGGTCACAAGGCCCATGGTGCCATTCCAGAGCCTGGATCAGTTGTCATTGCTAGA GTTACCAAAGTGATGGAAAGGATGGCTTCTGCTGATATTTTGTGTCTTGGCACGAAGTCCGTGCGGGAAAAATTTAGTGGCATAATTAG GCTTCAAGATGTAAGAGCCACCGAAATTGATAAAGTGGATATGCTTTCGTCTTTTCGCCCGGGTGACATTGTCAGAGCTCATGTT CTGTCCCTTGGAGACGCTAGGGCTTATTATCTGTCAACTGCAAAGAATGAATTGGGTGTTATTTCGGCACAGAGTGCAGCATCTG GTGAAACAATGGTCCCAATAAGCTGGACAGAGATGCAGTGCCCCAGGACAGGGCAAATCGAGCAAAGAAAGGTCGCTAAGGTCGGAGGATGA
- the LOC137745902 gene encoding LEAF RUST 10 DISEASE-RESISTANCEUS RECEPTOR-LIKE PROTEIN KINASE-like 2.8 yields the protein MSFPSFSSSSIPFISSLTTMLRRIRLLTCVIAISFVVCHDAKEEENCRRHASCGDLLDIRYPFSLRTGSEVNCPGYPAELSCDHNRTTLNLFNATYYVKAPINYEGRTIHVVDPGLLNDTCPFGPLNWLTVENFSRLPYGYHGPDDYRYGYYAPVRYLPQHRYLPFFDCLLPVESPDYVKLNCSNTNSSSATTSQSYILVKDEVNNLRPSCTLTGVVMSSYTIPVDGSGLSDSFIRDHLRNGIELSWVGFLPDSYCYTRYQSLHCFGEDMKKGLIEAAKIIGPFLMARMILGVVVLLGFCCYKLYWKKFPKHEAVEEYLLACKNRITRYSYSDIKKMTIELKIKVRQKGFWKKFLNDAVQKFLDACKNVKRRKYFYSDVKMIVVSLKQLSQGVYSKKFQKDEAVEEFLNAYKNLMPRRYSYSDIKKITIDFKDKLGQGGFGSVFKGELSGGHLVAVKMLSGSKGEGLDFISEVATIGRIHHVNVVQLIGFCSEGSKRALVYDFMPNGSLEKHIFSEKETGVVLGWDRMHEIALGVACAIEYLHQGCDMQILHFDIKPHNILLDGNYTAKISDFGLARLYPRDHNTLSITAPRGTMGYIAPEMFYRILGSVSYKADVYSFGMLLMEMAGRRKNLNAHAQNSSQIYLPSWIYDQVEKGLSVEIVDACENDKKVAKKMFMVALWCIQLKPVDRPSMSKVVEMLEGEVEALQMPPRPFFCPQEMPTEDPPGGTDSEEETISMV from the exons ATGAgttttccctctttttcttcctcctcaattCCGTTCATCTCATCGCTTACTACAATGCTGAGAAGAATCCGGTTACTAACATGTGTTATAGCTATCAGCTTTGTAGTGTGTCATGATgctaaggaagaagaaaactgtCGGAGGCATGCTTCATGTGGAGATCTTCTAGACATTCGATACCCTTTCAGCCTGAGAACCGGTTCTGAAGTTAATTGCCCCGGCTATCCAGCTGAGCTATCGTGCGACCATAACCGCACTACCTTAAATCTCTTCAATGCTACATATTATGTCAAAGCTCCAATCAACTATGAGGGTCGTACAATCCATGTTGTAGATCCTGGCTTGCTAAACGATACTTGCCCTTTCGGGCCACTCAACTGGTTAACGGTTGAGAACTTTAGCCGACTTCCATATGGATATCACGGGCCAGATGATTACCGTTATGGATATTACGCACCAGTTCGTTACCTTCCTCAACACCGTTATCTACCCTTCTTCGATTGCTTGTTACCAGTTGAGTCTCCGGATTACGTAAAACTGAACTGCAGTAATACTAACTCATCATCTGCTACAACATCACAATCTTATATTTTGGTGAAAGATGAGGTGAACAATCTTCGACCCTCTTGTACTCTGACCGGAGTCGTTATGTCTTCTTATACTATCCCAGTAGATGGAAGTGGCCTTTCAGATTCTTTCATCCGTGATCATTTGAGAAATGGTATAGAGCTCTCGTGGGTTGGATTTCTCCCCGACAGCTACTGCTACACCCGATACCAATCCCTCCACT GTTTCGGTGAAGACATGAAGAAGG GTCTCATAGAAGCCGCCAAGATCATCG GACCGTTTCTGATGGCGCGAATGATACTCGGCGTTGTTGTTTTGTTGGGTTTCTGTTGCTACAAACTGTACTGGAAAAAGTTCCCCAAGCATGAAGCAGTTGAAGAATACTTGCTTGCTTGCAAGAATCGAATAACAAGGTACTCGTATTCGGATATTAAGAAAATGACGATAGAGTTAAAAATTAAAGTCAGACAAAAGGGCTTCTGGAAAAAGTTCCTGAATGATGCAGTTCAAAAGTTCTTGGATGCATGCAAGAATGTTAAGAGAAGAAAGTACTTTTATTCAGACGTCAAGATGATTGTAGTTTCTTTAAAACAACTGAGTCAAGGAGTGTATTCGAAAAAATTCCAAAAGGATGAGGCGGTTGAAGAATTCTTGAATGCATACAAGAATCTTATGCCGAGAAGGTATTCGTATTCAGATATTAAGAAGATTACAATCGATTTCAAAGATAAACTCGGTCAGGGGGGCTTTGGTTCAGTCTTCAAAGGAGAGCTTTCCGGTGGTCATCTTGTTGCAGTCAAGATGTTGAGTGGCTCCAAAGGTGAAGGGCTAGATTTCATCAGTGAAGTTGCCACAATTGGAAGAATTCATCATGTCAATGTGGTGCAACTAATTGGATTTTGTTCTGAGGGATCCAAAAGAGCTCTTGTTTACGACTTCATGCCTAATGGATCCCTCGAAAAACATATATTTTCGGAGAAGGAAACAGGCGTTGTTCTTGGTTGGGATAGAATGCATGAGATAGCTCTTGGGGTGGCTTGTGCGATCGAATATCTGCACCAGGGATGTGATATGCAAATCCTGCACTTCGACATCAAACCTCACAACATTCTTCTTGACGGAAACTACACTGCTAAAATTTCCGACTTTGGTCTTGCGAGACTTTACCCTAGAGATCATAACACTCTTTCTATTACTGCTCCAAGAGGCACCATGGGATACATAGCTCCAGAAATGTTCTACAGAATCCTTGGAAGCGTTTCGTACAAAGCTGATGTTTATAGCTTCGGAATGTTGCTAATGGAAATGGCCGGTCGGAGGAAGAACTTGAATGCACATGCACAAAATTCAAGCCAAATATACCTCCCTTCCTGGATTTATGATCAAGTAGAAAAGGGATTGAGTGTTGAAATTGTGGATGCCTGTGAGAACGATAAGAAAGTAGCCAAGAAGATGTTCATGGTTGCGTTGTGGTGCATACAATTGAAGCCGGTGGATCGCCCTTCCATGAGCAAAGTCGTAGAGATGCTTGAAGGTGAAGTCGAAGCCCTACAGATGCCTCCGAGACCTTTCTTCTGTCCCCAAGAGATGCCGACGGAGGATCCGCCTGGTGGCACGGACAGTGAAGAGGAAACGATCTCCATGGTATAA